The following proteins are encoded in a genomic region of Oncorhynchus masou masou isolate Uvic2021 chromosome 32, UVic_Omas_1.1, whole genome shotgun sequence:
- the LOC135526077 gene encoding ATPase inhibitor B, mitochondrial-like, whose amino-acid sequence MARFLRPDVRSLLTTQLRMTSNQLGELGKGAGKGGGGGGSVREAGGAFGKKQAAEEEMYFRRKEQEQLAALKQHHQEEIDHHKKEISRLQSEIDRHKGKIRKLNHDD is encoded by the exons ATGGCAAGGTTTTTGAGACCCGACGTTAGGAGTCTACTCACCACACAGCTAAGGATGACATCTAACCAG CTGGGTGAGTTGGGCAAAGGTGCAGGGAAAGGAGGGGGTGGCGGAGGATCtgtcagagaggcaggaggagccTTTGGAAAGAAACAGGCCGCAGAGGAGGAAATGTACTTCAG ACGTAAAGAGCAGGAACAGTTGGCTGCACTGAAGCAGCACCACCAAGAGGAGATTGATCACCACAAGAAGGAGATTTCGAGGCTGCAGAGCGAGATTGACCGTCACAAGGGGAAAATTAGGAAGCTGAATCATGATGATTGA